GTGCGCGAGGCGAAGGAAGAGGTCGGGCTTTCCGTGACGCTCGTTCGCCAGTTTCACGTGTATTCGGACCCGGCGCGCGATACGCGCATGCATACCGCGTCGGTCGTGTTTCTCGCGACCGCCACGGGCACGCCCGTCGCGGCATCGGACGCCAAAAGCGCTCTCGTCGCTTACCGCGATCGCCTTCCGGCGCCGCTTTGCTTCGATCACGCCCAAATCCTGGATGACTATTTCAACGGGCGTTATTGACCGGGACCGCCGAACCCCAGTTCGGCATGCAATTTTTTTCATGCCGAACTGGGGTTCGGCGGTCCCAGGTCACGGTGCCTTTTTCAATTGCCGCATGAAAGCCTGGGCGCGTTGTTTGGCGACCTCGCGCAGGTTCGTGTAGCGGTCGGTCTCATCGACGATCTGCGTTCCGATCATCACCTCGATCACATCCTCGAGCGTCACGACCCCTTCGGTGCCGCCGTATTCGTCGACCACAAGGAACATGTGCGTCTTGCGGGTAACGAATTCTTTCAGCAACACGTGCGCGCGCATCGATTCGGGCACGAAATCGACATCCTGCATCAGGTCGCCGACGCGCTTGTCGAAATGGTCCTGCGCGATCTCCTCGAGGATCTTGCGCGTCATCACGACGCCGACCGCGTGATCCAGGTCGTTTTCGCGCGCGACCGGGATGCGGCTGTAATTCCACTGCGGCACGCGCT
The bacterium DNA segment above includes these coding regions:
- a CDS encoding NUDIX hydrolase, whose product is MSGPPKTPSLTVDIIIRLPDDGIVLIERLNPPKGYALPGGFVDIGETVEQAAVREAKEEVGLSVTLVRQFHVYSDPARDTRMHTASVVFLATATGTPVAASDAKSALVAYRDRLPAPLCFDHAQILDDYFNGRY